From Triticum urartu cultivar G1812 chromosome 2, Tu2.1, whole genome shotgun sequence, a single genomic window includes:
- the LOC125538365 gene encoding ubiquitin-conjugating enzyme E2 4-like — protein sequence MLLVTWISGSWIDGCLYQGGVWKVRVELPDAYPYRSPLIAFVNKIYHLNVDELSGSVCLDVINPTWSPMFDLVNVFEVFLPQLLLYPNPSDPLNGQAAALLMRDRPAYEQKVKGDYIHLGSFQTSIKREFISFIDMVALHPDLSS from the exons ATGCTGCTAGTTACATGGATCAGTGGATCTTGGATAGATGGAT GTCTTTACCAAGGAGGTGTATGGAAGGTTAGGGTAGAACTGCCCGATGCGTATCCTTACAGGTCTCCGTTGATTGCTTTTGTTAATAAGATATATCACCTGAATGTCGATGAACT GTCTGGTTCCGTCTGCTTGGATGTCATTAACCCGACATGGAGCCCAATGTTTG ATCTTGTCAATGTGTTTGAAGTCTTCCTTCCACAACTTTTGTTATATCCAAATCCTTCTGATCCATTGAACGGACAAGCTGCTGCGCTCTTGATGCGTGATCGCCCTGCTTATGAGCAAAAAGTGAAAGGTGATTATATTCATTTAGGCTCCTTCCAAACTAGTATAAAGAGGGAATTCATCTCTTTCATAGACATGGTGGCCTTGCACCCTGACTTGTCTTCTTAA